A genomic segment from Aegilops tauschii subsp. strangulata cultivar AL8/78 chromosome 1, Aet v6.0, whole genome shotgun sequence encodes:
- the LOC141039178 gene encoding uncharacterized protein, with product MMEWALEANELWEAVNPDSDKYLKGGSLYQKDRRAITVVCSVMPVDMQQQLISKTSGKEAWDTLRTLHLGYSRVRDANFQTLLKNYENIRMGEDETMDAFAARVAFMVNGTHGLRDKLEDISVVQQFLRAAPPRYIPIVSSIEQCVDLKTLTLDDLFGRFKAHDEWMMLSYGDAKQDE from the coding sequence ATGATGGAGTGGGCGCTCGAGGCCAATGAGCTCTGGGAAGCCGTCAACCCCGACAGTGACAAGTACCTGAAGGGTGGTTCCTTATATCAGAAGGATCGTCGGGCTATCACGGTCGTCTGCTCGGTGATGCCGGTGGACATGCAACAACAACTAATCTCGAAGACATCAGGGAAGGAGGCGTGGGACACGCTCAGGACATTGCATCTAGGGTACTCGCGTGTGCGCGATGCGAACTTCCAAACTTTGCTGAAAAATTACGAGAATATAAGGATGGGAGAGGATGAGACAATGGACGCCTTCGCAGCGAGGGTTGCCTTCATGGTGAACGGGACTCACGGTCTCAGGGATAAGTTAGAGGACATCTCCGTGGTCCAGCAGTTCCTACGTGCCGCTCCACCGCGCTACATACCGATTGTGTCATCGATTGAGCAATGTGTTGATCTCAAGACTCTCACTTTGGATGATCTGTTTGGTCGCTTCAAGGCACATGACGAGTGGATGATGTTGAGTTACGGCGACGCGAAACAGGATGAGTAG